A window of the Choristoneura fumiferana chromosome 30, NRCan_CFum_1, whole genome shotgun sequence genome harbors these coding sequences:
- the LOC141444824 gene encoding uncharacterized protein isoform X27, giving the protein MRLSIALLGLVALAAVSGLPQPRVDLTEQVIQQETTSSATFSSSSSSTEREVIKDGGEDIEESSSTANSEQHQSSSSISREEIISQSVDKDDSSSRSQSEQSSQFSSQSELLTQVSGGKFINKSSSQQEQEAISSESESIAKSSKNSRMSSESEEERSASSKKSIKSSKSSKQEMSASKSNRSTSEKRSESSREEDYQEEMIKRRLSKKTDQSDDDCDEGPDGQGRPSKPEQPGKPGPPGKPEQSNHQGHPGKPGQPGQPGKPGQPGQPGQPGQPGQPGKPDQPGQPDQPGGPGKPGQPGKPGQPGKPGQPGKPGKPGQPGQPGQPGKPGQPGKPGQPGKPGQPGKPRQPGQPGQPGQPGQPGQPGQPCQPGQPGQPEEPNQPDQPGGPGEPGQPGKPGQPGQPGQTGKPGQPGKPGNPGQPWQPGQPGQPGKPGQPEQPDQPGGPGKPEQPGKPGQPGKPGKPGQPGQPGQPGKPGQPGKPGKPGQPGQPGQPGKPGQPGKPGQPGKPGQPGQPGQPCQPGQPGQPEEPNQPDQPGGPGKPGQPGKPGQPGQPGQPGKPGQPGKPGKPGQPWQPGQPEQPGKPGQPGKPGQPGQPGQPGQPGQPGQPGQPEEPNQPDQPGGPGEPGQPGKPGQPGKPGQPGKPGQPGKPGQPGQPGQPEQPGGPGEPGQPGKPGQPGKPGQPGQPGQPGQPGKPGQPGQPGQPGQPGQPCQPGQPGQPEEPNQPDQPGGPGEPGQPGKPGQPGKPGKPGQPGQPGQPGKPGQPGKPGKPGQPGQPGQPGKPGQPGKPGQPGKPGQPGQPGQPEQPGGPGEPGQPGKPGQPGKPGQPGQPGQPGQPGKPGQPGQPGQPGQPGQPCQPGQPGQPEEPNQPDQPGGPGEPGQPGKPGQPGKPGKPGQPGQPGQPGKPGQPGKPGQPGQPGQPGQPCQPGQPGQPEEPNQPDQPGGPGKPGQPGQPGQPGKPGQPGKPGKPGQPWQPGQPEQPGKPGQPGKPGQPGQPGQPGQPGQPGQPGQPEEPNQPDQPGGPGEPGQPGKPGQPGKPGQPGKPGQPGKPGQPGQPGQPGQPGGPGESGQPGKPGQPGKPGQPGQPGQPGKPGQPGKPGQPGQPGQPGQPGQPGQPEEPNQPDQPGGPGEPGQPGKPGQPGKPGKPGQPGQPGQPGKPGQPGQPGKPGQPGQPGQPGKPGQPGKPGQPGQPGQPCQPGQPGQPEEPNQPDQPGGPGKPGQPGKPGQPGQPGQPGKPGQPGKPGKPGQPWQPGQPEQPGKPGQPGKPGQPGQPGQPGQPGQPGQPGQPEEPNQPDQPGGPGEPGQPGKPGQPGKPGQPGQPGQPEQPGGPGEPGKPEQPDQPGGPGKPGQPGKPGQPGKPGQPGKPGQPGKPGQPGKPGQPGQPGQPCQPGQPGQPEEPNQPDQPGGPGKPGQPGKPGQPGKPGQPGQPGQPGKPGQPGKPGKPGQPWQPGQPEQPGKPGQPGKPGQPGQPGQPGQPGQPGQPGQPEEPNQPDQPGGPGEPGQPGKPGQPGKPGQPGKPGQPGKPGQPGQPGQPGQPGGPGEPGQPGKPGQPGKPGQPGQPGQPGKPGQPGKPGQPGQPGQPGQPGQPCQSGQPGQPEEPNQPDQPGGPGEPGQPGKPGQPGQPGQPGKPGQPWQPGQPGQPEQPDQPGGPGKPEQPGKPGQPGKPGKPGQPGQPGQPGKPGQPGKPGKPEQPDQPGGPGKPGQPGKPGQPGKPGQPGQPGQPCQPGQPGQPEEPNQPDQPGGPGKPGQPGKPGQPGQPGQPGKPGQPGKPGKPGQPWQPGQPGQPGKPDQPGQPGQQGQPGQADQPGQTGQPDQPGTAGKPGKGGKTIHTSATSSQAQREQRASSQSNYEAIDANGNSFQKKSEQQQVSSEQASSSSFDKEEFDRDGSFKKSSHKQASVGQEASSSESSEMQKSQGGGSDVRKSSQTQSESQRQAAFSNQEEFSSGGSSSSSEQVMKESSLVKSEQSSSSASETSSSEADLSSDERSRSSFSSSSSSSSSFSSSSSSSSETIEEEC; this is encoded by the exons ATGCGGTTGTCAATAGCTCTTTTGGGCTTAGTG gctcTGGCGGCCGTCAGTGGTCTGCCAC AACCCAGGGTCGACTTGACTGAACAGGTCATACAGCAGGAAACTACTTCCTCAGCGACCTTCAGCTCGTCATCATCCTCCACTGAAAGAGAG GTGATCAAGGATGGGGGAGAGGACATCGAAGAGTCTTCGTCTACTGCCAATAGTGAACAGCACCAGAGCAGCTCGTCCATCAGCCGCGAAGAAATAATCTCCCAGTCAG TTGACAAAGATGACAGCAGTTCCAGAAGCCAGAGTGAACAATCGAGTCAGTTTAGCTCTCAGAGCGAGCTGCTGACCCAGGTCAGCGGGGGCAAGTTCATAAACAAGTCCAGCTCACAGCAAGAGCAGGAAGCTATCAGCAG CGAAAGCGAATCGATTGCGAAATCTAGTAAAAACAGCAGGATGTCTTCTGAAAGCGAGGAGGAACGCAGTGCGAGCAGCAAAAAGTCCATCAAGTCTTCCAAATCAAGTAAACAAGAAATGTCCGCAAGCAAAAGCAACAGATCTACCTCCGAGAAGAGGTCTGAGTCAAGTCGGGAAGAAGACTATCAAGAAGAAATGATTAAAAGACGATTGAGCAAGAAAACAGACCAGTCTGATGACGATTGCGACGAAGGCCCAGATGGACAAGGACGACCAAGCAAGCCAGAACaaccaggcaaaccaggaccGCCAGGTAAACCAGAACAATCTAACCATCAAGGGCATCCAGGCaaaccaggtcaaccaggacagccaggcaaaccaggacagccaggtcaaccagggcagccaggacaaccaggacagccaggcaaaccagatCAACCAGGTCAGCCAGATCAACCAGGTGgtccaggcaaaccaggacagccaggcaaaccaggacagccaggcaaaccaggacagccaggcaaaccaggaaagccaggacaaccagggcaaccaggacagccaggcaaaccaggacagccaggcaaaccaggacagccaggcaaaccaggacagccaggcaaaccaagacaaccaggtcaaccagggcagccaggacaaccaggacaaccaggccAACCAGGGCAACCATgccaaccaggacagccaggtcaaccagaaGAACCAAACCAGCCAGATCAACCAGGTGGTCCAGGcgaaccaggacagccaggcaaaccaggacagccaggtcaaccaggacaaacaggcaaaccaggacagccaggcaaaccaggaaaCCCAGGACAACCATGgcagccaggacaaccaggacagccaggcaaaccaggtcAACCAGAGCAGCCAGATCAACCAGGTGGTCCAGGCAAACCAGaacagccaggcaaaccaggacagccaggcaaaccaggaaagccaggacaaccagggcaaccaggacagccaggcaaaccaggacagccaggcaaaccaggaaagccaggacaaccagggcaaccaggacagccaggcaaaccaggacagccaggcaaaccaggacagccaggcaaaccaggacaaccaggccAACCAGGGCAACCATgccaaccaggacagccaggtcaaccagaaGAACCAAACCAGCCAGATCAACCAGGTGgtccaggcaaaccaggacagccaggcaaaccaggacagccaggtcaaccagggcaaccaggcaaaccaggacagccaggcaaaccaggaaaGCCAGGACAACCATGGCAGCCAGGACAACCAGaacagccaggcaaaccaggacagccaggcaaaccagggcagccaggacaaccaggacaaccaggccAACCagggcaaccaggacagccaggtcaaccagaaGAACCAAACCAGCCAGATCAACCAGGTGGTCCAGGcgaaccaggacagccaggcaaaccaggacagccaggcaaaccaggacagccaggcaaaccaggacagccaggcaaaccaggacaaccaggtcaaccagggCAGCCAGAACAACCAGGTGGTCCAGGcgaaccaggacagccaggcaaaccaggacagccaggcaaaccaggacagccaggtcaaccagggcAACCAGgccagccaggcaaaccagggcagccaggacaaccaggacaaccaggccAACCAGGGCAACCATgccaaccaggacagccaggtcaaccagaaGAACCAAACCAGCCAGATCAACCAGGTGGTCCAGGcgaaccaggacagccaggcaaaccaggacagccag gcaaaccaggaaagccaggacaaccagggcaaccaggacagccaggcaaaccaggacagccaggcaaaccaggaaagccaggacaaccagggcaaccaggacagccaggcaaaccaggacagccaggcaaaccaggacagccaggcaaaccaggacaaccaggtcaaccagggCAGCCAGAACAACCAGGTGGTCCAGGcgaaccaggacagccaggcaaaccaggacagccaggcaaaccaggacagccaggtcaaccagggcAACCAGgccagccaggcaaaccagggcagccaggacaaccaggacaaccaggccAACCAGGGCAACCATgccaaccaggacagccaggtcaaccagaaGAACCAAACCAGCCAGATCAACCAGGTGGTCCAGGcgaaccaggacagccaggcaaaccaggacagccag gcaaaccaggaaagccaggacaaccagggcaaccaggacagccaggcaaaccaggacagccaggcaaaccaggacaaccaggacaaccaggccAACCAGGGCAACCATgccaaccaggacagccaggtcaaccagaaGAACCAAACCAGCCAGATCAACCAGGTGgtccaggcaaaccaggacagccaggtcaaccagggcaaccaggcaaaccaggacagccaggcaaaccaggaaaGCCAGGACAACCATGGCAGCCAGGACAACCAGaacagccaggcaaaccaggacagccaggcaaaccggggcagccaggacaaccaggacaaccaggccAACCagggcaaccaggacagccaggtcaaccagaaGAACCAAACCAGCCAGATCAACCAGGTGGTCCAGGcgaaccaggacagccaggcaaaccaggacagccaggcaaaccaggacagccaggcaaaccaggacagccaggcaaaccaggacaaccaggtcaaccagggcagccaggacaaccaggtgGTCCAGGCGAATcaggacagccaggcaaaccaggacagccaggcaaaccaggacagccaggtcaaccagggcaaccaggcaaaccaggacagccaggcaaaccagggcagccaggacaaccaggacaaccaggccaaccaggacagccaggtcaaccagaaGAACCAAACCAGCCAGATCAACCAGGTGGTCCAGGcgaaccaggacagccaggcaaaccaggacagccaggcaaaccaggaaagccaggacaaccagggcaaccaggacagccaggcaaaccaggacagccaggccaACCAGGAaagccaggacaaccagggcaaccaggacagccaggcaaaccaggacagccaggcaaaccaggacaaccaggccAACCAGGGCAACCATgccaaccaggacagccaggtcaaccagaaGAACCAAACCAGCCAGATCAACCAGGTGgtccaggcaaaccaggacagccaggcaaaccaggacagccaggtcaaccagggcaaccaggcaaaccaggacagccaggcaaaccaggaaaGCCAGGACAACCATGGCAGCCAGGACAACCAGaacagccaggcaaaccagggcagccaggcaaaccagggcagccaggacaaccaggacaaccaggccAACCagggcaaccaggacagccaggtcaaccagaaGAACCAAACCAGCCAGATCAACCAGGTGGTCCAGGcgaaccaggacagccaggcaaaccaggacagccaggcaaaccaggacaaccaggtcaaccagggCAGCCAGAACAACCAGGTGGTCCAGGCGAACCAGGAAAGCCAGAACAACCAGATCAACCAGGTGgtccaggcaaaccaggacagccaggcaaaccaggacagccaggcaaaccaggacaaccag gcaaaccaggacagccaggcaaaccaggacagccaggcaaaccaggacaaccaggccAACCAGGGCAACCATgccaaccaggacagccaggtcaaccagaaGAACCAAACCAGCCAGATCAACCAGGTGgtccaggcaaaccaggacagccaggcaaaccaggacagccaggcaaaccaggacagccaggtcaaccagggcagccaggcaaaccaggacagccaggcaaaccaggaaaGCCAGGACAACCATGGCAGCCAGGACAACCAGaacagccaggcaaaccaggacagccaggcaaaccagggcagccaggacaaccaggacaaccaggccAACCagggcaaccaggacagccaggtcaaccagaaGAACCAAACCAGCCAGATCAACCAGGTGGTCCAGGcgaaccaggacagccaggcaaaccaggacagccaggcaaaccaggacagccaggcaaaccaggacagccaggcaaaccaggacaaccaggtcaaccagggcagccaggacaaccaggtgGTCCAGGcgaaccaggacagccaggcaaaccaggacagccaggcaaaccaggacagccaggtcaaccagggcaaccaggcaaaccaggacagccaggcaaaccagggcagccaggacaaccaggacaaccaggccAACCAGGGCAACCATGCCAatcaggacagccaggtcaaccagaaGAACCAAACCAGCCAGATCAACCAGGTGGTCCAGGcgaaccaggacagccaggcaaaccaggacagccaggtcaaccaggacaaccaggcaaaccaggacaaccatggcagccaggacaaccaggacaacCAGAGCAGCCAGATCAACCAGGTGGTCCAGGCAAACCAGaacagccaggcaaaccaggacagccaggcaaaccaggaaagccaggacaaccagggcaaccaggacagccaggcaaaccaggacagccaggcaaaccaggaaaGCCAGAACAACCAGATCAACCAGGTGgtccaggcaaaccaggacagccaggcaaaccaggacagccaggcaaaccaggacaaccaggccAACCAGGGCAACCatgtcaaccaggacagccaggtcaaccagaaGAACCAAACCAGCCAGATCAACCAGGTGgtccaggcaaaccaggacagccaggcaaaccaggacagccaggtcaaccagggcaaccaggcaaaccaggacagccaggcaaaccaggaaaGCCAGGACAACCATGgcagccaggacaaccaggacagccaggcaaaccagatcaaccaggtcaaccaggtcAACAAGGGCAACCAGGACAGGCAGATCAACCAGGACAGACCGGACAACCAGATCAACCAGGAACTGCAGGAAAACCTGGAAAGGGAGGAAAGACAATTCATACGAGTGCGACTTCGAGCCAAGCTCAGAGAGAGCAGCGAGCCAGTAGTCAATCGAATTATGAAGCAATTGATGCTAATGGAAATTCCTTCCAGAAAAAATCGGAGCAACAACAAGTATCTTCTGAACAAGCTTCTTCATCTAGCTTTGATAAGGAGGAGTTCGATAGAGACGGCAGTTTTAAGAAATCCAGCCACAAACAGGCTTCTGTCGGCCAAGAAGCATCTTCGAGTGAAAGCAGCGAAATGCAAAAAAGCCAAGGAGGCGGCTCTGATGTTAGAAAGAGCTCTCAAACTCAGTCTGAGAGTCAAAGACAAGCGGCATTCAGCAATCAAGAAGAATTCAGCTCCGGTGGTTCTAGTTCCAGCAGTGAGCAAGTCATGAAAGAGTCATCATTGGTTAAATCTGAGCAATCCTCATCTTCTGCGTCTGAAACAAGCTCAAGCGAAGCCGACTTGAGCTCAGACGAAAGAAGCCGTAGCAGTTTTTCTTCATCATCAAGTTCATCATCTAGCTTCTCATCTTCCTCATCCTCATCATCTGAGACCATTGAGGAAGAAtgttga